A part of Palaemon carinicauda isolate YSFRI2023 chromosome 8, ASM3689809v2, whole genome shotgun sequence genomic DNA contains:
- the LOC137645811 gene encoding F-box only protein 7-like: MRLKVKYSNTQKFIVNVEPCTLGNLKIKIRQSVEDSYGITVREPLTLSLNGSDPLFGNEDDSLSSLGIVPGDMLIIIPPSEKQVDTATASCSLTDTDKKEIVSSPGTSTSSSSSKNAKDESEPATKKSSTQIYEENKGTVKILLEVKDGYPSSSLEKLFNECSPSSASQAVNLLVHLTMLECGFCLVDDFQAPPGWKEMVATFHYCHQSFSEFKVTLALVTMGDIKQVLASFPQQENTIMTQLKVNDYVKKSSKSVISAVDLIKVAHLSRTLRDCILHPLQIAAHESLGIPAPWHLAGMPHELLLIVASFLGPRSILNMGQACKRLQSVMEDNELWHKLYKRDFKNLYDSMIDLQHVDWKVKYKSAIERRKEWSRLHDEGCEFVIPGVMPPRPPFGPPYPSGPYPELPRPRGPNPYPPQPHPTPNPYYDPDGPYFGGDIPPPPNPFPNLSDPFDPFGMLPRRPGPRSPFSPPFMPPHPRNPRGPRFDFF; encoded by the coding sequence GGAACCATTAACCCTAAGTTTAAATGGTTCAGATCCTCTTTTTGGCAATGAGGATGACTCACTCTCCAGTCTCGGTATTGTACCTGGGGATATGTTGATAATCATACCACCAAGTGAAAAGCAAGTCGATACTGCAACTGCATCATGTTCATTGACAGACACAGATAAAAAGGAAATAGTCTCATCACCTGGAActtccacatcatcatcatcatcaaaaaatgCCAAAGATGAAAGTGAACCAGCAACTAAAAAGTCATCTACACagatttatgaagaaaataaaggaactgtAAAGATTCTCTTAGAAGTGAAAGATGgatatccatcatcttctcttgaGAAATTATTCAATGAGTGCTCACCATCTTCTGCCAGCCAGGCTGTTAATCTTTTAGTCCATCTCACCATGTTAGAATGTGGTTTCTGTTTAGTAGATGATTTTCAGGCGCCACCTGGTTGGAAAGAAATGGTTGCTACATTTCATTATTGCCATCAATCATTTTCAGAGTTTAAGGTCACTTTAGCACTTGTAACCATGGGTGACATAAAACAGGTACTGGCAAGTTTCCCTCAGCAGGAAAATACAATCATGACACAATTAAAAGTTAATGACTATGTTAAGAAATCATCAAAATCTGTAATATCAGCAGTTGATCTTATTAAAGTTGCACATTTGTCACGCACTCTTAGGGATTGTATACTTCACCCATTACAGATTGCAGCACATGAGAGCCTTGGGATACCTGCTCCTTGGCATTTAGCAGGGATGCCTCATGAATTACTGTTAATTGTTGCCTCTTTTTTAGGGCCTCGCAGTATACTGAACATGGGTCAAGCATGCAAACGATTACAATCAGTAATGGAAGACAATGAATTATGGCATAAGCTTTACAAAAGAGATTTCAAGAATCTTTATGACTCTATGATAGATTTACAGCATGTTGACTGGAAAGTGAAGTACAAATCGGCAATAGAGCGCCGTAAGGAATGGAGTCGGTTGCATGATGAAGGATGCGAGTTTGTTATACCTGGTGTAATGCCACCACGACCCCCATTTGGGCCTCCATACCCTTCTGGACCTTATCCTGAACTTCCACGACCTAGAGGACCTAATCCATATCCTCCTCAACCTCACCCTACACCAAATCCCTATTATGATCCTGATGGCCCTTACTTTGGTGGAGATATTCCCCCTCCTCCTAACCCTTTTCCAAATTTATCGGACCCTTTTGATCCATTTGGTATGCTCCCCAGGAGACCTGGTCCTAGGAGCCCATTCAGTCCACCATTCATGCCTCCACATCCAAGAAATCCCAGAGGACCAAGGTTTGACTTTTTCTAG